A region of the Candidatus Uhrbacteria bacterium genome:
ACAGGAAATCAAAGTCTCGATCAAGTAAAAACGGGCTATTAGCCCGTTTTTAGCCTAAAACCCCATCCCTCCGCCCATGCCTCCCATGCCACCGCCGTGGTCATGTCCAACCTCTTCCTTCTTTGGCTTATCCGCAATCACGCATTCCGTTGTGAGGAATAATGCGGCTACGGAAGTAGCGTTCTGAAGGGCAAAGCGCGTGACTTTGGCCGGGTCGATGATGCCAGCTTCCACCATGTCTTCGTAACGATCCGCATCGGCATTATAGCCCATGTTGCCGGAAAGCTTTTTTACCTCCTCGACGACCACGGAGCCGTCTTTACCGGCGTTATTAGCGATCGTCTTCAATGGTTCCTCGATGGCGCGGCGCAAAATGCCGACACCGATCTTTTCTTCACCTTCAACTTGAAGCGTGTCGAGTACCTTGATGGCGCGGATCAATGCGACACCGCCACCTGGAACAATCCCTTCTTCAATCGCGGCTTTGGTGGCAGCAATTGCGTCCTCGATGCGATGCTTCTTTTCTTTCATTTCAACTTCCGTTGCAGCACCCACTTTGATCACACCAACGCCGCCCATGAGCTTGGCTTGGCGCTCGACCAACTTTTCTTTGTCGAACGATGAGTCCGTATTTTCGATTTGATTGCGGATAGCGGAAGCGCGGGCTTCAATGGCGGTTTTATCGCCTTTGCCATCGACAAGCGTGGTTGAATCTTTTGTCGAAATAACTTTGCGTGCAGAACCAAGATCCTCAACTTCAACCGAGTCGAGCTTGCGGCCGACATCTTCCGTGATAAACGTGGCGCCTGTGACAATCGCGATATCCTGAAGCATTTCCTTGCGGCGATCGCCAAAGCCCGGAGCCTTGATGACGAGCGCATTAAACATTCCACGGAGCTTGTTCAAGACAAGAGCGGCAAGAGCTTCATTATCGATATCATCGGAAATAATGACGAGTTCTTTGCGTCCCAACTTGAGAAGCTTTTCCAAGAGCGGAAGAAGATCATTGAAAGAAACAATTTTCTTATCCGTCACGAGAACGTAAGGATCAGCGTACTCTGCTTCCATGCGGTCCTGATTGGTGACCATGTAATGTGAAGCGTAGCCGCGGTCGATGCGCATGCCTTTTACAACTTCTTTGGTGATGCCAAACGCCTGACCTTCCTCGACCGTGATCACGCCCTCCTCCCCCATCTCAGCCACAATCTCGGCGATGGTTTTGCCGATTTCCTTGTCGTTGGCAGAGATCGAGGCGACATTCTCGATCATATCACCCTTAACCGGCTGTGCGACTTTGTCGCGGAGCTCGGTGACGAGCGCTTCAACGGCTTTTTCCATGCCGCGCTTTACTGCCAATGGCGAGGCGCCGGCCGTGATGTTCTTGATACCTTCCGCGATCATCGCCTGAGCGAGAACGGTGGCTGTGGTTGTACCGTCGCCAGCGACATCGTTGGTTTTGGAAGCGACTTCTTTTACGAGTTCCGCGCCCATGTTTTCAAGCTCGTCCTCAAGCTCGATTTCTTTTGCGACAGTTACGCCGTCTTTGGTAATCATCGGCGATCCCTAACCGCGATCGATCACAACATTGCGGCCCTTGGGGCCGAGCGTGACTTTGACGGCGTTGGCGAGTTTGTCGACGCCACGCTTCAAGGCCTGGCGAGCTTCCTCGTTGAAGTAAATGATTTTTGCCATAGTATTATTTTACGATTACCGCGAGTACATCAGATTCTGAGATGACGAGATATTCCTTGTTATCGACCTCGACTTCATCCGGTGCGTATTTCTTGAACACAACCGTGTCGCCGACTTTGACGGACATCGGCATGCGTTCTCCGTCTTCATCAAGACGGCCGGGACCAACGGCGATCACTTCTCCTTGTTCCGGGCGTTCTTTGGAGGTGGTGTCGGGCAAAACCAAGCCCGAAGCGGTGACTTCTTCTTTTTTACCGGCGGCGATAATCAGCCGGTCTGCAAGAGGGCGTAAGTTCATATAAGTAACGTAGTTTTATACTAAAAAATGGCTAACGGTCAAGATTTCGAAAGCCCCGCACCAGATGGGTGCGGGGCTTCAGATAGCTACTCTTCGTCGTCGATGCAGAAGAGCCGGGGCTCTCCGCGCTTAGCCGACTGTTTGCAGGCGTACATGCGGCGGTCGGCCTGCTCGAGTAGTGCCTTGGCGTCGGGAATGTCGCCACCCCTGCGCCAGCAGATGCCGATATCTGCGCGGATGGTGATCACCTCCATCTCGCCAGTCTTGGGATCGACGAGGTCGATCTTGAAGGTCATGGCCTCGGCCAGCCGATTGGCGGGCTTGAGTACCTTGGTGCGGTCGATATCGCGAAGAAGGATGGCGAATTCATCGCCGTGGAGCCTCGAGAGGAAGTCGGTCTTGAAGGCCGTTTCGTCGAGGATCTTGCCGACCTTCTTGAGCACGCGATCGCCCTCGGCGTGACCAAAGCGGTCGTTGACCGGCTTGAAGTCACGGAGGTCAAAATAGACCATGGCGATCGGAAGGTCCTTCTTGCGCGCGAAGCGGATCTGCTCCTCGACACGCTGCAGGAAGGCACGCTCGTTCAAGAGGCCCGTCTTCTCGTCGATCTGCACGAGCTGCTCGAGCTCGGTTCTATCGCGGAAGATGCCGAAGGCGCGGACGATGGTTCCATTCTCGATGAGCGGTCTCGCGCACAGCGTGCACGAGCGGCGCGTACCATCGGGGCGCTTCACATAGACGTGACGTCCGTTCACGTATTTGAAGCGCGAAATCTCGCGGCCGATGAGCTCGTCGAGATGCATGCCGTACTCGTCCTCGAGATACATGAAGATCGGCTGACCTTCCAGTTCCTCGGCCGAGCGGCCAAAGATCTCGAGTGCGGCCGGATTGGCCTCGGTGATGATGCCCGACGGGTCCGTGCCGACGACGCCGTCCGGCACATGCTCGAAGAGCATGCGGAGCAGCTGGAGCTGCCCCTGCTCGTACATCGGTACGAGGCTCGGGTCCGACGGCCGTCGGCTGGGAAAGCGTGCAAGCACCTCGGGATCCGCCTTGGGCGGATAAGAAGAACCGAACGTTTCTTGTCTGTTTCGTTTGGGATCTTCCAAGCAGACACCTCCTGAAAAGGGGTAAAAGAGCTCAACAGCTTTATCAGGATTTTAACACCTTGTCAATGTCCTGACCCTCTAATGCATACCAAATAACGCAGAATGAAGCCAAGACCTGACCCGACCAATAGGACCAAAGATAATGGTCTAGCAAAGCGATCATTACGATGGGTGTAGCGATAAGCAAAAACCGGCGTTTATCGAATGGGATAGCTCGGAAAACAAAGACGAGTAGCAGCACGATTCCAGAAATCCCGATCAAGCCTGTTTCCGCGAGAATCAGGAGCGGAATCTGATGCGGGATCGGTCCCTGATTATCGACTCCGATAAACGCGTTGTGACCGATTCCAAAAAGCGGATGATTTTTGAAAGCCGCTATGCCTGCCTCTATTCCGGAAACACGCTCGGTGATGGATCGCGCTTCCAATCTCCCCTCTCCGGTGACGCGCGTCGTCAACATCGGCCATTGCCAAGTGAGAGCAAAAACCAGCGCAATGACAGAGAGGATCGCCGGAATTTTTAATCGATACAACGATTGCGTTTTATAAAGATGATAGCCTAGCAAGACAATTATTAAGACGATCGCGAGCCATGCAGAACGGGAATGCGATAAGACGAGCGCGACGATAAAGAGCGCCGCCACGCAAGACCAAATGATATTTTTCTGACGATGTTTGGCCGTGACAGCGAGCCAAATAGCTGCGGGAAATCCAAATGCAAGCCAGCCGCCGAGAATGTTTGGATACGGTAGGCCACCGTATGCACGGAGATGGCGAATGCCATTTACATCGACGACAGCGACGCCGCGCGTTTCCGGAAGTTGAGGCGAAATACCTAACCACTTACTTCCAATCACTTCCTGCGTCATCCCCTGCTGAACCGCGAGCAATGCATGCGGGATGATCGCCATCACGCTCCAGACGAAAAATTCGCGTGCATCAACTTTTGAAATAATGAGCGACCAGACAAAGAATCCAAGCAATAAAACCTGAACCCACCATTGCCAGGTTCCGGCCGGGAATATCGTAAATACCGATGCGAGGATTAGAGCGAAAACCGTTACTCCAATCCAAGTGCCATATCGATGCTTGTTTGATGGAGCTGCGCGATGAACTTGGAATGCGAGCCCGATCGATAGAATCATTAAGAACCAGGTGGCGTAGATTGAGCCATCGGAAAACATGAAACGCGTCTGCCAGGGTAGAGCGAGAATCGTCAGGCGCCATGACCAATTACGAAACCACTCCATACTTGCGAGAAGTTTCTTGCGCTTTGGATCGGAAGCGTTCGCGGGCGTCGTCGGCGTGGAATTTGAGGACATGCTCGTTGATGATGACGCGCGTATCGAGATTGCGCATGCTCTTTAGTTTAGGCGAGATCAGAAATTCGTGCAGGCGTGCGGCGAGCGCATCGAGAGCCGGAATAGTCGGCAAGCGCCACCAGGGACGCGTAACACGCAGGTCCTCCGAAACAATCCAGGGACGGGCATTCGGATGCTGCGAAAGAATTGCGGTATTAGCTTTCCAAAGCTCAGCCGAGACGCCGTCATCATAGAGCGGCAGCAGCGAGAGGAACCAGAATCGGAAATATGGATCGTCGTGGGCAGTCTTCAGTTGCCCGTTGTCAGGTTTCAGTTGATGAGGGGACAAATCCAAGGCGGAGTCGTCGACAAAATAGGAAAGGCAGACGGCGTCACGGTCAGAGGCGCGGGTACCTGGGCGGGAGAATGCGAAGCGGAGCGTGGACCAGCCGCGCGTCTGCATAATCGTGTTTTTATGAGTGATCACGAAAAAATCGAGATCGCCATCCTCGCTTGCGTGGGCGAGCGCCGTTGTATTGCAAAGCGCGACAAATCGAACGCCGGATAAGCCTGCAAGGAATTTTGCAACTTGGCGTGCACGTTTTACTTTTGCCGGAAACAAGGCTTCACGACGCTCGTGCTCTTCAATTAACGCTTCACGACCTTCAAAAACAACGCGACCGCGAATGAGCTTGAAAGGTGCTTCAATCGCCGCTGGGGCAGATGCGGCGTCGAGTTCGGGGACGGTTGGCGGATAAGCCATGGCGTCGTAGAGAGCCATGGCTTTGATCCGCAAAGCGCGCGCGTCCATATCAAGCGGTGGCAGCTACGGAGCTACCCTCAGGTACGACAGCGTCGGCAACAATGATCTTTTCAGCCGTCACCTCGATCACTTCTTTCCATGAAACGAGAAGCTCGCTTGAAAGAAGATCCTTCATGAGACCAGAGCTGACATGCAGAGAAACAAGATGACCGGTTGCTGCATCAAAATCCAAACTTGCGAGCTTGCCGAGCATGCGGCCTGAACGCGTGTAGATAGGTACTCCTACAGACTGCTTGGAATTGAGATTCATATTATGACTCGACCACGCTTCCACCAAACGCCTTCAAGATGTTTCCAACAATATCCTGACTACGTTCCTCTGCTACAGCTGCATCCTCGCCGACAACGCCGTCCAAAAGCAGCGTGTCATTAGCCATAACGCTACGGATCGCCTCCTCAACGATCTTTCGATTGCGCGGATCGGTGATAATTTTGTCGCGATGGAATCCGTATTGGAATCGGATGACGACGGTATTGCCTTGAATGGCTTCCGGGCGACTGATTTTGAGAATAAAGGGCAAGGAATGGTTGATTTCATCGACAGCACGGACAATGGCTGCCCATTTCATACGGACTTGGTTGAGCTCGATAGCAGCAGGCGCCGAAGATTCAACGGGAAGGGGCGGATTTGTTTCAGTTTCCTCTTTTGGGACAGGTGCGGGTTCTGGTTTTGATTCAGGTATTTCTTCTTTCGGCTGGATTCCTGCCTTCGCTGGAATGACAGGCGTAGGGGCTGGACTCAAGATTGCTTCGCTTCTGCTCGCAATGACAGGCGGTGATGAAGCGTGATGCGTGTCGCGTGACGCGTGACGTAACAATCCTCCGGCGGCGATGGTTCCGGCGAGTTGGAGCGCAAAGAGGGCGTCGATGCCGGACTTGGCGTCTTTACGGCGCTCGAACAATAAAAGCGCCATGTCATTTAATTCTCCGGGTTCAAATTTACCGATGAGCGGGACCATGGCGCGCTCGTCTTCTGTTCCTTTGGACCATTTTTCTGCAAGCGACGCGTCAGCTGACGCGACGAGGAGCTTGCGGACGATCGTAATGAGGTCGTCGAACAATGGAAGAAGCGGCAAGCCTTCGTCGGCGAGGCGTTGAGCTTCATTGATGGCACCGACGTGGTCACGACGGGACCAGAAACCGACGAGACCAGCGGCAGCGGGAAGATGGCCGGGAGGAATGACGAGCTGGGCGACGTCGAGCGTTAAATTCTTTTCTCCGAGACCGCCGAGTTGACCGAGAAGCGTCTCTGCATCGCGCACACAGCCGTCAGCACGCGAGACGATGAGCTTGGCGACTTCTTCATCGATCTTCCAGCCTTCTTGTTTGGCAATAAATTCTACGCGGTCACGCATCACATCGTCCTGAACACGCTTGAACTCAAAGCGCTGGCAGCGGGAAACGATGGTGGCGGGAACCTTGTGCCATTCTGTCGTCGCGAGGATGAAGAAGGCGTAAGCGGGTGGCTCTTCCAATGTTTTCAAAAGCGCATTCCATGAAGCTGATGAAAGCATGTGCGCTTCATCGAGAACGTAGACCTTACGAGCGCCGCCCATCGGAGCAAATCGGACATGCTCGATTATAGATTCGCGGACGGTTTCAACACCGGTATGGGTGGCGGCGTCCATTTCAATCAGATCGATTTGGCGACCTTCATTGGCAGCAACGCATCGCTCGCAAGAATTGTCGGGTTCCCCGTCCTTTGGATTCAAACAGTTAAGGGCTTTGGCAAAAATGCGAGCGGTCGTGGTTTTACCTACGCCGCGAGGACCGCAAAAAAGAAAGGCGTGGCCAAGTTTACCGGTAGCGACCTCTTTGGCGAGGGTGTCCGTAACATGCGCTTGGCCGGTGACGTCGGCAAAGGTTTGGGGACGGTATTTTTGGGACAGCGAGGGCATAGAATCGATCACATCTAAACACAAAGGCGCCCCTTACGGAACGCCTACCACTCGGACCCGTCTTTCTTGATCATGTTCTCGACCGCTGCCCAGCGAGAAGGAGCGTTTTTTGGTACCAGAATCACGACTTCATCGCCCACATCGCCCTTATGGAAAGAGATGGCTGCAGCGAGCACACGATAACCATTGCCTCCGGCGACCACCTTCCAATCCCCACTTAATTCATCCTGTACAAGCGAGCCAACGAGACGCTGACGCTCGATCGGACCTTTTTGCTTAAAGAGGAAGCGGCCGTTCTCGCTGATGGTCAGACGGAGAAGATCGCCTTCTACGAGTTTGGATTTAGAAGCGTAGTTTGGTGGAACAGAATACTGGCGGCCGTCTTCACCAACCATGTGCTCGCCGTCGAATACGCCCTCGATGGAACGGCCTTCAAAAGAACCAAAGGAGGTGTCATCAACCGAGGACATGATGTAGGCCTCAGGGTCGGCTGTTTCCGAGCGGCTTTCAAGCAAACGCTCCAGGTTATCCAAACGAGACTTTAAATCTCGAACGACGCGCAAAGCGAGCGCAAGCTTGGTCTCGGCCCCCGATAATGCGGGAGCCTCCCCTTCTTCTATAACAGCCTCTTCATCGAGGATGTCATTTTGTTCGTCCATAGATTGTTTTTTTGTTTTTTATCGCCCACCTGTATCACCTATAGGATACCACATTATATTTTAAAGTCATCCACATCCGAGACTTCTGCCATGGCATCGCGGCGCTCAAGAATTTCTGCCTCGACCAATTCACGTTTGCGGCCAAATTTGTAACGCGAAAGTTCTTTGATCATGCGCGAGAGCTCCTTGTCTTGCGGGCGCTTAGGCATGACCGGCTTCATGTTGAAGGGGCGTGAAGCCGTGTTGTCGATCAACATCTTAATATTGCAGGTGAATGCCTCGACGTTCACGAGATCGTACTCGCTGAAGACCGGTGCAAATTCTTTCGCGAGGAATTCTGCGTCTTCTACACCGATACGGAAGGCGACCATGGTACCGACGTTTCCAAAGATGGCGTCGCGGATAACGGTGTCCCCTCCTTTGCCTTCCAATTGACCAATAAACTGGTGCGCGATGATGAGGTTTAGACCGTATTTACGGGCTTCGGACAAAATGGCGGAAATGGAATCAGTGAGGAAGTTTTGGAATTCGTCGATGTAGAGATAGAAATCTTTACGCTCGGAAGCTTCCATGTCGCCGCGAGCGAGTGCAGCCATCAAGATTTTACCGACAAGCACCATACCGATGAGGTAGGCATTAAGATCTCCAATTTTTCCCTTGGACAACTTGAGCAAAAGAATTTTTCTGCCATCCATCACATCACGCAGATTGAAGGCGCTCTTTTGTTGGCCGATAATCGGCCGCATGTAGTCGTTATAGATGAAGTGCGTCAGCTTGGAAGTAATGTACGGAACCATGTTGGCGAGCGAGGCTTCACCGCCGGCTTTGAGCGCTTCTTTTTGCCAGAAATCTTTTACGTCTTGCGACTTACACTTGCTCAATTTGTAGTTGCGATACTCTTCATCGGCCAGAACTTTTGGAATTTCCATCAAAGTCGATCCGGACTCGACATCTTCCATGAGCAGCAAGATGGCGTTGCGCATGTAGAGCTCAAACATCGGGCCGCCCGTGGATTTGAGATCGTAGAGCTTGTCGAATATCTTGAGCATCTCGTTGATGACGAAGGTTTTTTGCTGCGGTTGCGTCTCATCAAACTCGAGCATGTTCAAACCCATCGGACGGGTGTAGTCGGCGGGGTCAAAGAAGATGACGTCGTCGGCGCGTTCTTTTGGAACGTATTCGAGAACTTCATCGCACAAATCTCCGTGCGGATCGATAACACAGACGCCGTGACCAGCCTCGATATCCTGCTTGATCAAAGAAGCCTGATAGACCGATTTACCGGAACCGGATTTACCAATCACATACATGTGACGGCGGCGATCCGGCTGCTTCATGCGGATCTGATAGGAATGACCGCGATACTCGGAGACGCCAAGCTGAATACCTTCACTTGGAAGATTGGATGGCGGGAGCGCGCGGCGAGACAAGAGCCAGTTGATTTTTGGTGTTTCCGTTGATGGGAGCGGAAAATGATAGACCGTCGCCATTTCCTGCGAGTTCAAGACGACGCGCTGATTCTCGTCAAAATGGCGGTAGATGAACGACTCGACGATTTTTGCCTGCTTGCGCGGCATCTCGCTCTTGAAGCTGTTGCCGTATTCGTAAATATTGAATTGGCCGTAGGCATTCAAAATATCGTTCAGGTAGCGCTGGGCGCGTTCCGGAATCTTTCCGCAGACGACGACGCGAATGTTTACGTCCAAACCAGCATACGAGGCTTTTTCTTCCAAACCCTTTACCATCTCTTCTTCCAAAGGCGACAAACGATAGCCTTCGTCGGGCTTTTTATCTTTGGACTTGGTTGAGCCGAGACTCGTGAGCTCCTTAGAGATCTGCTTGCCAAATGATTTTCGCTCGACATCCTTTAGCTTCTTTCCCTGCTGCATCGCGCGAGCAATACGGAGACCTTCTTGGCGCCATTCTTTTTTAGCGCTTCTCACAACGTATTGAATCGCGACTCCATCCCCTGCCTCAATCTTGGACAAGGCGTTGGTAATGGAATTCATCGAGTCGGCTTCCAGCTTGGTGTAGAGCTTGATCGGGAAATAGCTTGGGCGGCGCATCTTGAGATAGCTGCCCATGATAACGCCGTTGGGCGAGAAAATATTGTAGTCAGGAACCTCGTCGATTTGTGCATTCGGATATTGCGCGAGAATCTGCTGCTCCATGAAATCGCGGAGCTTTTCTGGAACGGTTACAAAGAAACTGATTTTGTCGCGATGGCAGACGATTTCAAATGTGAAAAGATCGCTGCGTCCGGAGAACCAGGAACCAAAGCCGCGCTGGGCTTTCAAGGCGCCAACGGTTGAGAATACCGTTTCCATTGCGCCGATTAATTCTTGGATCTGCTGCTGCGATTTGTCTTTGCCGGCTTCATCGCCGCTTAATTCTTTTGGAACGCGGACCATCAAGACTTTTAATCCAAAGGCGACTTTAGCGCGATTGCGGCGGACATTAACGGCACGCAGGATCTGGATCAAAAGATACAAGCCAAAACAGAGACCAATGATGGCGTAGATTCCGTATGCCAAGGGGCTGGTCAGAAGAACAACAGGATCGAGCAAATCCGGCGCCTGGGCAATTGGCGTCGTGAGATCGAGCTGGAGAAGGAACAGGGGCATGTGTTTGTTTTAAACTTGGCGCTCGGCGTCTTCTTTACGGACGCGAGCCAGGGCGATGATGCGGTCGGTTTTGATTTTGGCTTCTTGTTCCAAGAAATAACGATTGATTCCAGGGATCGTGAGCAGCCAATCACGAATCAAGGAGACAACGCGCCGCAGCTCGACTTTGAGCCCGCGCACCATGATGGTGATCTGGGTTGAAACCTCGTGGCCTTTGGAGAGAAAACGCTGGCGCGCTTCTTCTGGCATCGTCTCAACATAATCACCGAGACCGTCTTCCAGAATTTTCTCAACCTCGACCATGACTTCATCGACAGGAGCGGCGGGTTCAGGTTCAGCCGGCGCAGCAGAGCCTGGGTCTGCCGCAACTTGGGTGGTTGGGGCGTCTTCTGCAGGCGCTTCCAAGAACTCGTCTTTGCGCTCGACGGATTGTTCAAAGGCGGCGCGGTCAGCGGCAAGCGGCGCATCTTCAAGCGCTTCTCCGGACTCGATGACGGGAGCTTCAACTGGCTCTGGCGTTATTTCCGGAGCTGTTTCATTACCCTGTAAAAACCCGTCAGACATGTCAGAATTATAGCAGGTTTCAGGTTTTAGGTGTTAGGTTTCAGCTAGGAAGCAGATCGTATCCGCCGTCTTTGCCGTCCTCCACAATCCAGCCTTTTACCTTGATGGCGTCGCGCAATTCATCGGACTTGCTCCAGTCTTTGGATTGGCGGGCGAGCTGGCGCTCTTCTGCGATCGCTACGATATTTGCCGGAGCTTTTACCGGTTTTCCGATGATGTCGGCGAGACCGAGACCGAGGACTTCATCCATCGCCAAGAGGTTGGAAGCTTTTTCCTTGTCATCAGCTTTGGATTTCAACATTTCCCAGACAACGGCGAGAGCTTCTGACGTGTTCAGATCATCCGACAATGCTTTGGTAAATTTTTCTAGCCATTCGCCTTTGGTCGCCGCTTTGGCGGAAGGCAGGCGGCGGGTTTCTGCCTGTAATTTTCTCAATGCGTTCTGCGCACCTTCCATTCCCTCCCAAGTGAAATTCAATTTGGAGCGATAATGGGCGCCCAAGCAGTAGAAACGATACGCGAGCGGATCAAATCCCTTGGTAATCAGGTCGTCGAGGAGATAGGCATTGCCTTCTGACTTACCCATGCGGCCGCCATC
Encoded here:
- a CDS encoding co-chaperone GroES, which codes for MNLRPLADRLIIAAGKKEEVTASGLVLPDTTSKERPEQGEVIAVGPGRLDEDGERMPMSVKVGDTVVFKKYAPDEVEVDNKEYLVISESDVLAVIVK
- a CDS encoding diguanylate cyclase, producing MEDPKRNRQETFGSSYPPKADPEVLARFPSRRPSDPSLVPMYEQGQLQLLRMLFEHVPDGVVGTDPSGIITEANPAALEIFGRSAEELEGQPIFMYLEDEYGMHLDELIGREISRFKYVNGRHVYVKRPDGTRRSCTLCARPLIENGTIVRAFGIFRDRTELEQLVQIDEKTGLLNERAFLQRVEEQIRFARKKDLPIAMVYFDLRDFKPVNDRFGHAEGDRVLKKVGKILDETAFKTDFLSRLHGDEFAILLRDIDRTKVLKPANRLAEAMTFKIDLVDPKTGEMEVITIRADIGICWRRGGDIPDAKALLEQADRRMYACKQSAKRGEPRLFCIDDEE
- a CDS encoding O-antigen ligase family protein, producing the protein MSSNSTPTTPANASDPKRKKLLASMEWFRNWSWRLTILALPWQTRFMFSDGSIYATWFLMILSIGLAFQVHRAAPSNKHRYGTWIGVTVFALILASVFTIFPAGTWQWWVQVLLLGFFVWSLIISKVDAREFFVWSVMAIIPHALLAVQQGMTQEVIGSKWLGISPQLPETRGVAVVDVNGIRHLRAYGGLPYPNILGGWLAFGFPAAIWLAVTAKHRQKNIIWSCVAALFIVALVLSHSRSAWLAIVLIIVLLGYHLYKTQSLYRLKIPAILSVIALVFALTWQWPMLTTRVTGEGRLEARSITERVSGIEAGIAAFKNHPLFGIGHNAFIGVDNQGPIPHQIPLLILAETGLIGISGIVLLLVFVFRAIPFDKRRFLLIATPIVMIALLDHYLWSYWSGQVLASFCVIWYALEGQDIDKVLKS
- a CDS encoding PRC-barrel domain-containing protein yields the protein MNLNSKQSVGVPIYTRSGRMLGKLASLDFDAATGHLVSLHVSSGLMKDLLSSELLVSWKEVIEVTAEKIIVADAVVPEGSSVAATA
- the dnaX gene encoding DNA polymerase III subunit gamma/tau; translation: MPSLSQKYRPQTFADVTGQAHVTDTLAKEVATGKLGHAFLFCGPRGVGKTTTARIFAKALNCLNPKDGEPDNSCERCVAANEGRQIDLIEMDAATHTGVETVRESIIEHVRFAPMGGARKVYVLDEAHMLSSASWNALLKTLEEPPAYAFFILATTEWHKVPATIVSRCQRFEFKRVQDDVMRDRVEFIAKQEGWKIDEEVAKLIVSRADGCVRDAETLLGQLGGLGEKNLTLDVAQLVIPPGHLPAAAGLVGFWSRRDHVGAINEAQRLADEGLPLLPLFDDLITIVRKLLVASADASLAEKWSKGTEDERAMVPLIGKFEPGELNDMALLLFERRKDAKSGIDALFALQLAGTIAAGGLLRHASRDTHHASSPPVIASRSEAILSPAPTPVIPAKAGIQPKEEIPESKPEPAPVPKEETETNPPLPVESSAPAAIELNQVRMKWAAIVRAVDEINHSLPFILKISRPEAIQGNTVVIRFQYGFHRDKIITDPRNRKIVEEAIRSVMANDTLLLDGVVGEDAAVAEERSQDIVGNILKAFGGSVVES
- a CDS encoding type IV secretory system conjugative DNA transfer family protein — its product is MPLFLLQLDLTTPIAQAPDLLDPVVLLTSPLAYGIYAIIGLCFGLYLLIQILRAVNVRRNRAKVAFGLKVLMVRVPKELSGDEAGKDKSQQQIQELIGAMETVFSTVGALKAQRGFGSWFSGRSDLFTFEIVCHRDKISFFVTVPEKLRDFMEQQILAQYPNAQIDEVPDYNIFSPNGVIMGSYLKMRRPSYFPIKLYTKLEADSMNSITNALSKIEAGDGVAIQYVVRSAKKEWRQEGLRIARAMQQGKKLKDVERKSFGKQISKELTSLGSTKSKDKKPDEGYRLSPLEEEMVKGLEEKASYAGLDVNIRVVVCGKIPERAQRYLNDILNAYGQFNIYEYGNSFKSEMPRKQAKIVESFIYRHFDENQRVVLNSQEMATVYHFPLPSTETPKINWLLSRRALPPSNLPSEGIQLGVSEYRGHSYQIRMKQPDRRRHMYVIGKSGSGKSVYQASLIKQDIEAGHGVCVIDPHGDLCDEVLEYVPKERADDVIFFDPADYTRPMGLNMLEFDETQPQQKTFVINEMLKIFDKLYDLKSTGGPMFELYMRNAILLLMEDVESGSTLMEIPKVLADEEYRNYKLSKCKSQDVKDFWQKEALKAGGEASLANMVPYITSKLTHFIYNDYMRPIIGQQKSAFNLRDVMDGRKILLLKLSKGKIGDLNAYLIGMVLVGKILMAALARGDMEASERKDFYLYIDEFQNFLTDSISAILSEARKYGLNLIIAHQFIGQLEGKGGDTVIRDAIFGNVGTMVAFRIGVEDAEFLAKEFAPVFSEYDLVNVEAFTCNIKMLIDNTASRPFNMKPVMPKRPQDKELSRMIKELSRYKFGRKRELVEAEILERRDAMAEVSDVDDFKI